In Bacillaceae bacterium S4-13-56, the sequence TAACAGGTTGTTTTATTTAGTTTTCAAGGTTCAAATGATGTCTGTCCAATCAGACAGTATAATAATCATATCATATTCGACACATTATTGTCAATCGCCATTTAAAATCTTTGTCGAAATATGTCGAATATCTTGAAGCGAGAAGTTAATAATACTACGAATAAAACAGAAAGTCAACACACAAAATGATTTTTTACGCTACCTTTATATAGTAGATTTGTCCACGCTTTTTCTTTGCTAGATATTTCGCCGCAAGCCTTACCCCTCTTTGATCATCGGAAATGATTACAATATCCTTTTCACACGGGAAAGAAGAATTCAAAACCCTGGGCAAATATGATAAAGGAATGTTTTCTGCCGAGGGATATGGTGAATTAGATACAGAAATGTAATCTCGAATATCGATTACACAATAACTTCCAGACTCTATTACTGATGCATCCACTTCCCTTATTCTCCCGTGAATTATCATACGATTGAAAAGAGAGATTGTTATAATTCCAAGGCATGCTAGTAATATCATATATGTTCCCATTAAAATCTCCCCTAAACTAAATTTTCTCCTCCCAACATGCTCATCATTAAACATAAAGTGAAACTTCAATCAGTGGCCCACCTAGACCTTCACTTTTCGTTTTACTTATGACTTAAGCTGGGGGATTACTCCCATGAAAATAAAACATTAAATTTTCATCCTTGTTGGTGAAGCTTGCTTCATGGTTGACTGCTCGTTCACGCGGGATAAAAAAGCAACGCAAGAATAAATGTAATAGGATTTTAACTAATTGTCAAGAGATACATCCAAGGGTATTCCTTGTGATTTTTTCCCTTCTTATAAAAAAAGCAAAGGCATAAACTGTAAAAGACTTATGAAACTATTTCTTAAAGTTTGTAGAAAAAGCGTCCAAAAGATGGACGCTATCGCTTTTCTATTAATTAGCTACAATATTGACTAATTTCCCTGGAACGGTGATCACTTTTCTTACGGTTTTCCCTTGTAGCCATTCCTGGACCTTTTCATCTTCTAATGCTAATTTCTCTAACTGGTCTTTTGTTGAGTCCTTAGGAACCATTATCTTAGAACGCACTTTACCAAGAACTTGGATGACGATTTCTACCTCATCTTCCACTAACTTACTTTCATCAAAGGTTGGCCAAGGCTCATAGCTAATCGATTCCCCATGCCCTAATAGACTCCAAAGTTCTTCTGCTATATGAGGGGCAACTGGAGATAGAAGCTTCACAAATCCCTCAGCATATTCTTTTGGAACATAGTCCGTTTTGTAGCCTTCATTAATAAAGACCATCATTTGAGAGATAGCTGTGTTAAATCGTAGCCCTTCAAAATTTTCGGTAACTTTTTTTACAGTTTCATTGTAGACACGATCAAGAGAACCATCGTGATTATCATCTTGAATTCTGTCAGATAATGTTCCATTATCTTGAACAAATAGACGCCATACTCGATCTAGGAAACGACGGGCTCCATCCAATCCATTAGTAGACCAAGCAATAGATGCTTCTAATGGTCCCATGAACATTTCATACAACCTTAAAGTATCTGCGCCATGCGTTTCTACTATTTCATCAGGATTGACTACATTCCCTTTAGATTTACTCATTTTTTCATTGTTTTCTCCAAGAATCATCCCTTGATTTAACAATTTTTGGAATGGTTCCTTTGTTGGAACAACTCCTATATCATAAAGAACTTTATGCCAAAAACGCGCATATAGAAGATGCAAAACAGCATGTTCCGCTCCACCAATGTACGTATCTACCGGTAACCACTTACTAAGTAGTTCTGGATCTGCTACATTTTCGCTATTCCGAGGATCAATATAGCGTAGGTAGTACCAGCAGCTTCCCGCCCATTGTGGCATCGTATTCGTTTCACGGCGCCCTTTCTTTCCAGTTTCAGGATCAATCACTTCCACCCAATCTTTAATATTGGCAAGTGGGGACTCCCCTGTACCAGAAGGTTTAATCTCTGTAGTTTTTGGAAGAGTCAATGGTAATTCTTCCTCTGGAACTGGAGTAACAGCACCATCCTCCCAATGAATAATTGGAATTGGCTCTCCCCAATAACGTTGACGACTGAAGAGCCAGTCACGTAAACGATAAGTTGTTTTACGAACACCTTTCCTGTTCTCCTCTAGCCATTCGATCGACTTTGCAATCGCTTCTTCTTTTCCAAGGCCATTTAAAATACCTGAATTAATATGCTTGCCGTCACCTGTATAAGCTTCTTCATCAATGTTTCCACCTTCTACAACAGCAACAATAGGAAGGTTGAATTTCTTCGCAAACTCATAGTCACGTTCATCATGAGCTGGAACAGCCATAATAGCCCCCGTTCCATAAGTACCTAAAACATAATCTGCAATCCAAATCGGCATTTTTTCACCATTGATTGGGTTGATTGCATAAGCGCCAGTGAATACGCCAGTCTTATCCTTTGCTAAATCTGTTCTTTCCAAATCACTTTTTGTTTCAACCTTACGTAGATAGTCTTCTACAGCTGAAACTTGCTCATCTGTAGTAATCTTACTTACTAATGAGTGTTCTGGGGCTAATACGGCATAAGTAGCTCCGTAAAGTGTATCTGGCCTTGTGGTAAAGGCTTCAAAGCTTTCGTTCTGACCATCAATTTCAAAAGTGATTTGCGCACCTTCTGATTTTCCAATCCAATTACGTTGCATGTCTTTAATGCTTTCTGGCCAATCCACTTCTTCAAGATCATCAAGAAGACGATCAGCATAAGCCGTAATTTTAAGCATCCATTGCTTCATTGGCTTTCGAATGACAGGGTGTCCCCCGCGTTCACTTTTCCCATCAATAACTTCTTCATTAGCCAATACCGTTCCTAAAGCTGGACACCAGTTAACAGGAACTTCATCAACATAAGCTAGTCCCATGTCATAAAGTTTTAGAAAAATCCATTGCGTCCATTTATAGTAATCGGGGTCTGTTGTATTCACTTCTCGATCCCAATCATAAGAAAAACCTAGGTCCTGTATTTGACGGCGGAATGTTTCAATATTCTTTTTTGTAAATTCTGCTGGATCATTTCCAGTGTCAATCGCATATTGCTCCGCAGGTAATCCAAAAGCATCCCAACCGATGGGATGTAACACTTCATATCCTTGCATTCTTTTCATTCGAGCAAGAATATCAGTTGCTGTATATCCCTCTGGGTGTCCTACATGTAATCCCGCACCAGATGGATAGGGAAACATATCTAGCACATAAAATTTTTCTTTATCACTTCCTGTATCCGTTTTAAAGGTCTTGTTTTCAAGCCAATATTGCTTCCATTTCTGTTCGAGTTTTTTGTGATTATAAGTCATGCCTTTTATCCTCCTCCATAGTAAATACCCCAGTCTATTCTCTGCTTTTTCTTTAGCTCCATCTTTGCCAAAATTCCCTCTTATTACCCTTATGTAATTTAACCCTATTTAGAAAACTTGGCCTATCTCAAATTCCTCATGGCAAAAGCCTAATTGTTCCATGTACTATACACCGACTAAAGTTATAAATAGCTGATAGTATTAAAAAGCCTCCCCTCCCATAAATATGGGACGAGAGGCTTTCACCTACCGCGGTACCACCCAAATTAGTATGCATCAGCATACTCACTTGTATCTTTAACGCAGATTAACGGCAAGAATTACTTCCTATTTCACTCTTGCGACCAAAAAGGTGAGTTCAAAGCGAAGAAATGATAGCTCGCACCAACCGCTACCTCTCTGACACTTCATTCGTCTTTTACTAATCCATTTTGCTAGTCGTTCACTATATTATCGTATTCGTATTTTAAAGAAGCAATCGACCTTTGTCAAGTTTTGCCTTCTTATCAGTTGTTTGATCGTTCAATCGGAAGAATAATGTAAAAACGCCTCTCACAAGAGACGTTTTAAACATTACTGGTCATCCAATTTTATCTGGTCTAAAACCATATCATTCATGACATTGCTTACTAATAAATGAAGGCGGTATAGTTGCTCTTTTTGTTGAGAATTAGCACTTAATTTCCAATGCTCAATCTCACTCTCTAACTTGGCTAATTCCTGTTGTGCTAAAGAGTATTCTGCGTCGTTTTCAAATTGATTTTGATTGGCCAGATTCAGCATTTCCTCTGCATTGGAAAGCTTTTGCTCTACATCATGAATAAAATCATCCATTGCTTTTCTCGTAGTCATCTAATCACCTCATACATAATATGTGATTTTTAAAAACATCCTATTCCCTTTTGTCGCTGTATAGAAAATCGTGCTACAATGACTTTTGGAAAGTATATTTTTAGAGGAGTAGTATATATGAAATCAAACCCATTCCCTTATTCGTTTGATCAAAAAAGATACCATTCATGGAATTATCATTTAAAGCAAACGTTTGGACATAAAGTATTTAAAATCTCGTTAGATGGCAGATTCGATTGCCCAAACCGAGATGGTACAGTAGCCTATGGCGGATGCACCTTTTGCTCGGCCTCTGGAAGTGGAGATTTTGCTGGGAACCGCGCCGAAGATTTAGAAACACAATTTCACACGATTAAAAATCAGATGCATAAAAAATGGAAAGACGGTAAGTATATGGCCTATTTTCAAGCCTTTACTAATACTCATGCGCCTGTGGACGTCCTTAGAGAGAAATATGAAGCCGTATTAAAACAAGAAAATGTGGTTGGGTTATCAATTGCTACAAGACCAGATTGCCTTCCTGATGATGTGGTCGAATATTTAGCTGAACTAAATGAACGGACCTATTTATGGGTAGAACTTGGATTGCAAACAATTCACCAAGAAACAGCGAATTTGATTAATCGTGCCCACGATCTTGAATGTTACCTAAAAGGAGTCGAAAAGTTAAGAAAACACAATATTAGAATTTGCTCTCATATTATTAATGGATTACCTGGTGAAAATCGTGAAATGATGATGGAAACTGCTAAAACAGTGTCTCAAATGGATGTTCAAGGTATTAAGATTCATCTTCTTCATTTATTAAAAGGTACCCCTATGGTGAAGCAATATGAAAAAGGGATACTTGAATTCTTAAGTAAAGACGAATATATCGATCTTGTTGTCGATCAATTGGAAATTCTACCACCGGAAATGATCATTCACCGCATTACTGGAGATGGACCACCTGAGTTAATGATAGGACCAATGTGGAGCCTGAACAAATGGGAGGTTCTGAACGGAATTGACGGTGAACTCATTAAAAGGGATAGTTGGCAAGGAAAGCACTACAAAGTTGGGAGCTTGGAAACATGCTAAAAAGAGTCCTAGAATATGCACATACTTTACTATCAGATACCGTTCATACGGGTGATGTCGTTATAGATGGAACTGCCGGGAAAGGCAAGGATACCCTCTTTTTAAGTCAGCTTGTTGGAGAGGACGGACATGTCTATGCCATGGACATTCAAGTAGAAGCAATTTTTCAAACAAGGCAGTTGTTAGCAGCACATAAGAGAACGAATGTAACTTTAATTAACGACAGCCATAGCCAACTCACTCAATATATTGCCCAAGAGAATATTCATTCTATTGGTGGAGCAATCTTCAACCTGGGATATTTACCAGGGGGGGATAAAAGTATCATTACCCAGCCTGAATCCACTTTACAAGCAATCGAAGCTATTCTGCCATACCTGAGAGAAGGTCGTTTAGTTATACTTGTAGTCTATCCTGGGCATGAAGGTGGACAAGAAGAAGAATTCGAGCTCCTAAAAGCACTCTCTGGTTTTAAACAAAAGGAATACAACGTGCTACGCTACGGATTTATAAATCAACAAAATAATCCTCCGTTTATTTTAGCCATTGAAAAAAAGTAAATCCCATGGACTTCTCCATGGGATCTTTAATTATGAGCCAATTTTTTTGTCTTTCGATAAAATTTCGTGTTGAAATAAAAAAATCTTGAAATTCCTCCACAGGCATGTAGTAATGCTTTGACCATTATTTTAGAGCTTTTTAATTGATTCACTTTTTGATCAGCTAAATACATTCCTACTAGACCCTTTTGTATATATCGATGAAATCTTTCATTCGGAAGATTTTTTACTCTTTGCTGCGTTTCTTCTATAAAATGAAGAAATCTCTCTCTCATATGCTCCTCCGAGTCGTAATAGGAACAAAAATTCAAATCTCCTTCTCTACTGTCTTCCTTTTGATCAATATAATAATCCAATAAAATGTGAAGACCCTGCATATAAGGAAAATAACCTTGATAAATTCGCTTTACGAGTGATTCAGTCAACACTCCGTTTAATCCATAGGCAACCAAACAAAAAATGCCTAGTGTTGATCCTGCACAAGCGGAGAACTCGAACCAGCTTATATTTTCTTTTAAATCATTCTGACTTTCCTCAAACCATTTGGTTAAGCGGGGAACTCGTTCTTCTACTTTTACATGCTTGTGCACTTGTAAATCTCGATAATACTGTGCCAGTTTAATCATATAGGGGTATACAACGGACTCATAGTCGGGGATCTGCCGAACCACCTGCTGACAGGTTTTGACTAAGTCTTCTAAATACCCTTGGTCTTGTTGATCCTCTCTCAAACGATAATAATTTTGAGTAGGTTGGCCAGGAGATAAAGCATCAATCATCGATTGGTGTAATAGATCAAAATCAGCAGGATCTAATGAAGTACTTCTGTCACAAAGATTATCTAAGTAATCACTTATAGTCTGATACGCCACAATGAACCGGATCACTTCTTTATATCTTTTGGGAGATAGAATCGCATAAATTCCTCCCCCCTCACAATGGAAGGTTTTGGAATCAATGCTGGCTAGAGCCTGCTTACGGAGCTCAGAATTCTCAATGTTTTGAGCTCTACTTGTCCAATATGCAAGTTCCCGATGAACTGCAGGAAATATTTTTTTGTATATTCGATTCATGAATAGTATTGGATTTTCTGGTACTTGCAATCTGGTTCCTCCTAGAGATGTCATTTAATAAAAGAAAGTGCCATTTGAAAAACTTCTTCTCCTTCAGGTTCAAACAATATCTCATGATACAAACCTTCCCATTCTTTATACTTCTTATTTGTTACAGGAAGCTGTTTATACCACTGATGGACTACTTCTTTTCGAACAAGTTTGTCATCTCCTGCCTGCATGACAAGGGTGGGGATATTTGGATACTGCTGAACCTTTTCTTGGACTTGTAGCATGGCATTTTGAAGTTCACTAAACCATCTAACAGAAATCTTTTGAACGATGAGGGAATCATTTAGGTCTCTTTCCCTAACCTCTTCATTTCTAGTAACATGTAATGGGTTTAAATTACCAGAGACTAATAGGGTTGGCGCAATAACATTACAGATTTTTGAAAAGGCTTGAACACCTTTTGATGGTTCATCAACGATTCCAATACAAGGGGAGGAAAGAATCACAGCTGTAATAGGAAGTGATTTTTCCTGCAGAGTTCTAGAAACAGCTAGTCCACCCATACTATGGCCTAATGCATATATAGGAAGTTTAAATTCTTCGGCCTTATGTACCCACTTTTCAATTGTATCTAAGTATTGTGTAAAGGAATCAATATGCCCTCTTTTCCCATCTGTCTTCCCTTGGCCAGGGAGATCTCCTGTAACCACATGATATCCTTCTTGAGTAAATCTTTTGGCGACTGCATCATACCTGCCTGAATGTTCAAAAGCTCCATGAACAATAACGACTGTTCCTTTTGCATATTCCGCTGAGTATACCTTCATCCATTATTCGCCTCCAACGTTGATTTTATGCTAATCTTATACTATATTATAGCGTAAAAGTCGGACAACGAATGAAGGATTAGGTATAAAAAAGGAGGAATCATATGATTTATGAATATAAAGGAAAAGTTCCGAAAATAAACCAGACGGCCTATATTGCAGAAGATGCTGTCATTACTGGTGATGTTCAGATAGGAGCTGAGTCTAGTGTTTGGTTCAAAACCGTCATTCGAGGGGATGTTGCTCCAACCATTATCGGAGATCAAGTTAATATTCAGGATTTAAGTCTTTTACATCAAAGTCCAAATCATCCATTAATTCTCGAAGATGGAGTAACCATTGGCCATCAAGTGACCCTCCATTCTGCTCACATCAAAAAGAATGCTCTTATTGGAATGGGTTCTATAATCTTAGACGGAGCAGTTGTTGAGGAAGGAGCATTTGTGGGGGCGGGCAGCCTTGTTCCTCCGAACAAAACAATACCCGCAGGAACCCTCGCTATGGGTCGTCCAGCAAAGGTCGTAAGGAATTTAAAGGAAGAGGATCGGAAAGAGATGGATCGAATCCGTAATTCGTATGTAGAAAAAGGTCAATACTATAAAAATCTAAAACCACTTTAAAAAAACACTTTCTACCTAAGGAAAAGGGTGCCTTACCATCGGCACCCTTTCTTTATTTCAACATTTGCTTTAATAAATCTGCTTTATCTGTCATTTCCCATGGGAACTGAATATCTGTTCTTCCAAAATGTCCGTATGCAGCTGTATCTCTATAGATTGGGCGACGAAGATCAAGCATCTTGATAATTCCTGCTGGGCGAAGGTCAAACACTTCACGAACTGCATCAACAAGCTTATTTTCATCAAAAGTTCCTGTGCCAAAAGTGTTCACAGCAATTGATACAGGTTGTGCGACACCAATAGCATAGGCAAGCTGAACCTCGCAGCTATCCGCAAGACCTGCGGCAACTATATTTTTAGCAACATAACGTGCTGCATAAGCTGCCGACCGATCTACTTTTGTAGGATCCTTACCACTAAAGGCTCCCCCACCATGGCGAGCATAACCACCATACGTATCAACAATGATTTTTCTTCCAGTTAGTCCTGCATCTCCCTGAGGTCCCCCAATAACGAATCGACCAGTAGGATTTATAAAGTATTTTGTTTTCTCATCAATTAAATGAGAAGGGACAACAGGTTCAATCACATGCTTTTTTAAATCATCCTGAATTTGTTTTAAAGAAATCTTCGGATGATGCTGTGTAGAAATAACAATAGCATCTACTCTAACAGGTTGATCCTTTTCATCATATTCTATAGTCACTTGAGTTTTTCCGTCTGGACGAAGGTAATCTAACGTTTCATCCTTACGAACATCAGCAAGTCGCTTAGACAACTTATGAGCAAGAGAAATTGGAAGTGGCATTAGCTCGTCCGTTTCATTACAAGCAAAACCAAACATTAATCCCTGATCACCTGCACCAATTGCTTCAATTTCCGTATCGCTCATTTCCCCTTCCCGAGCTTCAAGTGCTTGATTCACGCCTTGCGCAATGTCAGGGGATTGTTCATCAATTGCAGTCAATACGGCACAAGTCTCGGAATCAAAGCCATATTTTGCACGTGTATATCCAATTTCTTTAAGCGTAGAACGAACAATACTTGGTATATCCACATATGTATTGGTAGATATCTCTCCTGCTACTAACACTAAACCAGTAGTTACGCTCGTTTCACAAGCCACACGTGCATTAGGATCATTTGTCAGGATCGCATCTAGAATGGCATCTGAAATTTGGTCACAAATTTTGTCAGGATGTCCTTCTGTTACAGACTCTGAAGTAAACAGACGGCGATTTTGGGCCATTCTCATCATCTCCTCCTTAAAATATTATGACGGAACTCATTCTACTGTATATTTTCTTATCTATTATGACCGTTTCGTTGCTGACAAAAGAAAAAATGCCCTCCCATTTTTAATAATACATAAGAAAGGGAAAGATCCGTTCGCGAATTATCATAACGTTTAGACCTTTGAATGTCAATGTTTGTCGGACTTAATAACATAGGGTTCTGGTGTTTTATCATACCTTCTTTTCCAAATTTATAACCAAGATTTATTATAAGGATTTCGCCTATTTCAAAAATTAGTATGTACAATTTAAAATAATGTGTTATACTAATTAACAAATTATACCCACTGGTATATCCTAATAAAGAATACTTTTGGTAAAGGAAGGGTTCATAAATGAGTATGACGGAAAAAACATTATCTGTAGAGGGATTGTTACATCATCATCAAACACAACCAAATATCTCTATAGCAAGTCTTGTTGAGAAAATCATCATGAAACGAGAAGGCATTTTGACTTCAACAGGAGCTATTCAGGCAACCACAGGAAAATATACAGGTCGATCCCCAAAAGACAAATTCATCGTATCTGATTCTATGACCAAGGATAAAGTAGATTGGGGTAAAGTAAACCAGCCAATGGAAAGTGGTACTTTTGAAAGGTTATTGGAAAAAGTACTTCACTATCTTCGAAAGAAAAACGAGATTTTTCTATTCAAAGGATATGCTGGAGTCGACCCTAAACACCGTCTTCCAATACAGGTTATTAATGAATTAGCATGGCACAATTTATTTGCCAGACAATTATTTGTGCGCCCAACTGAAGAAGAACTTACTTCACACCAATCAGATTTTACGATCATTTCAGCTCCTAACTTCAAAGCAGATCCACAAATAGATGGCACTAATTCTGAAACGTTTATTATTATTTCATTTACTCACAAAATAGTTTTAATTGGTGGTACTGAATATGCAGGTGAAATGAAGAAATCTATTTTTTCTGTCATGAATTATCTCTTACCACAACAAAACATTTTACCGATGCATTGTTCTGCTAATGTTGGACGTGAGGGAGATGTAGCCTTATTCTTTGGTTTGTCTGGAACGGGTAAGACAACTCTTTCTGCCGATCCTCACCGAAAGCTAATTGGAGATGACGAACACGCATGGTCAAGAAATGGCATTTTTAATATTGAGGGTGGATGTTATGCAAAATGCATTCAACTCTCTAAAGAAAAAGAACCACAGATCTATAATGCGATTACGTTTGGTTCTGTACTTGAAAATGTCATCATTGACAATAAGACCGGTCTTCCCGACTATGACAACACTGTTTTAACTGAAAATACAAGAGCAGCTTACCCACTTCAAAATATGGATAACATTGTAGATCCGGGTATAGCAGGGCATCCAAGGACCATTATATTTTTAACTGCTGATGCATTTGGGGTATTGCCACCCATCAGTAAACTCTCAAAAGAGCAAGCCATGTACCACTTCTTAAGTGGGTATACTAGTAAACTCGCAGGTACTGAGCGCGGTGTAACTGAGCCTGAAGCAACCTTCTCTACCTGCTTTGGCGCTCCTTTCCTTCCGCTTCCTGCTTATGTATATGCGAAGATGCTTGGTGAAAAGATAAATCAGCATAATGTTCAAGTATATTTAGTGAACACCGGATGGACTGGTGGCTCCTACGGAAAAGGGCAGCGAATGAATTTGTCTTATACAAGAGCGATGGTTCATGCAGCTTTAGATGGAGAACTAAAAGATGTAGAAACCTATACAGATCCCATTTTCGGATTGGATATTCCGATCCATTGTCCGGGGGTTCCTAGCAAATATATGATTCCTTCTGAGACTTGGGAGGATAAACAGGCTTATCTAAATAAAGCTAAAGAATTAGCCAGTCAGTTCCATGAAAACTTCTCAAAGTTTGATCAAATAAATCCCGAAATCAAGCAGGCTGGCCCCGTTTATCGCTAAGATTTATAACTAGTAAGTTTGAAAAATTGTGACCCCATCTCCTTGTCAAAACAAGGTAGATTGAATATATTCCTTCTTCCCCAAAGAAGGAGTAACTTATAAATCCCCCATTCAATGGGGGATTTATTCATTTCTTTTCATCCATTGACACAACTCCATTACAACCTGTCGATTAAGAGGAGGTGGAAAGTAATGCGTGACATCAGGAAATGACCAAAAGTCATAGAAAGCACCCCATTTTTCACAAGTACTTTTTAATCGAATGGCATGTTCAAATGACACATTTTGGTCTTTCTCTCCGTGAATAATTAATAAAGGGGCACTTAGTTGGCTTAAAGAAGACAATGGTGTTCTCTGCTCATACCCTTCTGGATTCTTTTTTGGATTTCCTCCAACGACTCGCTTAAGCATTCTCCTTAAATCAACTCTCTCCTCATAGGTTAAAGAAAGATCACTTACACCACCCCATGTAACTACACTCGTTGTTTCTTCAGGAAGATAAATGGCAGACCACAAAGCCATCATACCCCCTCTGGAAAATCCAAACACATGTAGCTTTCCATTCCATTTTGGATGACTCATTAAAACTCCTGCCGCTTCGATTGCGTCAAAGCGATCATGTAATCCGAAGTCCTCTCTGCCCTCCCCACCCATATTTCCTCGATAAAAAGGAGCAATTACCATAAAACCTTCACTAGCAAATTGTATTAACCTTCCTAGCCGTACCTTTCCAACCTGCTTGATCCCACCTCTTAAATATAAAAAACCAGAATAGGTACTCTCAGATTTAGGTTCAACAAGAAAGGCCTTAACTTTTTTATCCTGACTATAATAACTCACTACATATACATTCATTCCTGGATGCGGAGAAGGAAAGGGCTCAAATTTATACTTTTCTTCCTTGAAATGAAGATTTAACATATAGGCATTCATACAATTTCTCCTTTTTTCATACAATCCTGTTATTTTTTACGCAGAAAATATATGTAAAACTATTCGAAAAACTTAGCATATCTCTGAAAGGACTCTTGAAAGCGTATTTTTGCTTTCTTAGAAGTTCCTTATACTCTGGTGCAAATCCTAATGGAGAAAGCCTTAGTTTTACTTATACTATCAACCGTAAAGTTATAAATAGCTGCTACTATAAAAAATAAGCTCGCCTATTGGCGGCTCATTCATTAATTAAAATAGTCTTGTTTTTGAATATATTTAATACTTTGAACTAAGACTTGGTCCTTCATCATAAAACTATATTCCGCATCTTCTTGTATAGAAGAAGGTAATTCTTTCAAGAGA encodes:
- the metK gene encoding methionine adenosyltransferase, which codes for MAQNRRLFTSESVTEGHPDKICDQISDAILDAILTNDPNARVACETSVTTGLVLVAGEISTNTYVDIPSIVRSTLKEIGYTRAKYGFDSETCAVLTAIDEQSPDIAQGVNQALEAREGEMSDTEIEAIGAGDQGLMFGFACNETDELMPLPISLAHKLSKRLADVRKDETLDYLRPDGKTQVTIEYDEKDQPVRVDAIVISTQHHPKISLKQIQDDLKKHVIEPVVPSHLIDEKTKYFINPTGRFVIGGPQGDAGLTGRKIIVDTYGGYARHGGGAFSGKDPTKVDRSAAYAARYVAKNIVAAGLADSCEVQLAYAIGVAQPVSIAVNTFGTGTFDENKLVDAVREVFDLRPAGIIKMLDLRRPIYRDTAAYGHFGRTDIQFPWEMTDKADLLKQMLK
- the pckA gene encoding phosphoenolpyruvate carboxykinase (ATP) — translated: MTEKTLSVEGLLHHHQTQPNISIASLVEKIIMKREGILTSTGAIQATTGKYTGRSPKDKFIVSDSMTKDKVDWGKVNQPMESGTFERLLEKVLHYLRKKNEIFLFKGYAGVDPKHRLPIQVINELAWHNLFARQLFVRPTEEELTSHQSDFTIISAPNFKADPQIDGTNSETFIIISFTHKIVLIGGTEYAGEMKKSIFSVMNYLLPQQNILPMHCSANVGREGDVALFFGLSGTGKTTLSADPHRKLIGDDEHAWSRNGIFNIEGGCYAKCIQLSKEKEPQIYNAITFGSVLENVIIDNKTGLPDYDNTVLTENTRAAYPLQNMDNIVDPGIAGHPRTIIFLTADAFGVLPPISKLSKEQAMYHFLSGYTSKLAGTERGVTEPEATFSTCFGAPFLPLPAYVYAKMLGEKINQHNVQVYLVNTGWTGGSYGKGQRMNLSYTRAMVHAALDGELKDVETYTDPIFGLDIPIHCPGVPSKYMIPSETWEDKQAYLNKAKELASQFHENFSKFDQINPEIKQAGPVYR
- a CDS encoding prolyl oligopeptidase family serine peptidase, coding for MNAYMLNLHFKEEKYKFEPFPSPHPGMNVYVVSYYSQDKKVKAFLVEPKSESTYSGFLYLRGGIKQVGKVRLGRLIQFASEGFMVIAPFYRGNMGGEGREDFGLHDRFDAIEAAGVLMSHPKWNGKLHVFGFSRGGMMALWSAIYLPEETTSVVTWGGVSDLSLTYEERVDLRRMLKRVVGGNPKKNPEGYEQRTPLSSLSQLSAPLLIIHGEKDQNVSFEHAIRLKSTCEKWGAFYDFWSFPDVTHYFPPPLNRQVVMELCQWMKRNE